One region of Chryseobacterium wanjuense genomic DNA includes:
- a CDS encoding TssN family type VI secretion system protein: MRFKKYFINLLDPKLLVMIFIVLALCVILTMLFSQKAPDFKKKYKSKFYTYVFAFAFVYAIAALLGYNRLFSDDNLYEFIFYQISSLVLGIVHCSLYRSVFNKFDSKKIGTEYLFALVSVMYAVIPFSLIYSFLNGPDLVYLMLGHFMIFFIPTFLNDTFNRAMQIPPKIYKTWQFPENYRELAGVDDEEMRDLVVFTFLMDKDKDASKYSIYRAKGPTRIDFGRLFYSFIMDYNERHTENQIQTEDENGLFSWVFFLQPKWYESTKYIDPDLTLYMNGIEENSVIFCMRTTEVMQGSKKITDRAPDFEFNQETEKKRNNKTEEEPGMISQE; this comes from the coding sequence ATGAGATTTAAAAAATATTTTATAAACCTTCTGGATCCGAAGCTTCTGGTGATGATTTTTATTGTTCTCGCGCTTTGCGTGATCCTTACGATGCTTTTTAGTCAGAAAGCTCCTGATTTTAAGAAAAAATATAAAAGCAAATTTTATACATACGTTTTCGCTTTTGCCTTTGTCTATGCCATAGCTGCCCTGCTTGGGTACAACAGGCTTTTCTCGGATGATAATTTGTATGAATTTATTTTTTACCAGATCAGCTCATTGGTTTTGGGAATTGTTCATTGCAGTTTGTACAGAAGCGTTTTCAATAAGTTTGATTCCAAAAAAATTGGAACGGAATATCTTTTTGCTTTAGTTTCTGTGATGTATGCCGTCATTCCGTTTTCTTTGATTTACAGTTTTTTAAATGGGCCGGACCTGGTGTATCTGATGTTGGGACACTTCATGATTTTCTTTATTCCGACATTTTTGAATGATACTTTCAATAGGGCAATGCAGATTCCACCCAAAATTTATAAAACATGGCAATTTCCGGAGAATTACCGTGAATTGGCTGGCGTGGATGATGAAGAAATGAGGGATCTTGTGGTTTTTACATTTTTGATGGATAAGGATAAAGATGCTTCAAAATACAGCATATACAGAGCAAAAGGTCCTACGAGAATAGATTTCGGACGATTATTTTACAGTTTTATCATGGATTACAATGAGCGGCATACCGAAAATCAGATCCAGACGGAGGATGAAAACGGACTGTTCAGCTGGGTATTTTTCTTACAGCCAAAATGGTATGAAAGCACCAAATATATCGATCCCGATCTCACCCTTTATATGAACGGAATCGAAGAAAACAGTGTGATCTTCTGTATGAGGACAACGGAGGTGATGCAAGGATCTAAAAAAATTACAGATAGAGCTCCGGATTTTGAATTCAATCAGGAAACGGAAAAAAAGCGAAATAATAAAACTGAGGAAGAACCCGGAATGATAAGTCAGGAGTAA